One genomic region from Erythrobacter mangrovi encodes:
- a CDS encoding DUF2497 domain-containing protein, giving the protein MQQPGEPSVEEILDSIKKVIARDNREGMIAERRRKIGPTPEPETHQVETEETVEEVLELDADFAMETAEEEAGEAAEALIRDETRNAMRENFAALAMLSQPGKAPQIVRSGETSLEGLVREMLRPMLAKWLDENLPAMVEEMVKAEIARIAGKRS; this is encoded by the coding sequence ATGCAGCAACCGGGCGAACCATCGGTCGAAGAGATCCTGGACTCGATCAAGAAGGTTATCGCGCGCGACAATCGCGAGGGCATGATCGCCGAACGCCGGCGCAAGATCGGGCCGACTCCGGAACCCGAAACGCACCAGGTCGAAACCGAAGAAACGGTCGAGGAAGTACTCGAGCTCGATGCCGACTTTGCCATGGAGACGGCCGAAGAAGAGGCGGGCGAGGCCGCCGAGGCGCTGATCCGCGACGAAACCCGCAACGCAATGCGTGAGAACTTCGCCGCACTGGCCATGCTGTCCCAGCCGGGCAAGGCGCCGCAGATCGTTCGGTCGGGCGAGACCTCGCTCGAAGGGCTGGTCCGTGAAATGCTCCGCCCGATGCTCGCCAAGTGGCTCGATGAAAACCTTCCCGCAATGGTCGAGGAAATGGTCAAGGCGGAAATCGCCCGGATCGCCGGCAAGCGCTCCTGA
- a CDS encoding dipeptidyl-peptidase 5: MTARNRVAFPIASALALFAAPLAATPDGRTAMSAKDLVTMPRLGAPSVDPAERMAVYTVTETDPESYARKSVLHMRLLNVMGAASLRLEIDGSDAQFGGDGWLYYLADSAEGGEDATSQVWRARIGEDGSVSDVMRVTNLPRAVNGFAVSKDGTKIAVFVEISRNCAALDCDDSAKPYAPGPGTGRLYQGDGGFVRHWDHWETPGTYNRVFTFNLENGKAHGTGVAVDGPAGAGGPSGDTPTMPFGGNEDFAFAPDGKGAWFVAREADAREPFSTNLDIWWTDLSGGVPVNMTRANAAMDMLPAPSPDGRHLAYVAMERPTYEADRQVVMLRDLKTGATRALTQDFDRSFGSLAWTPDGRWIVATAQDVLDTPAFRIDPHSGKVERLDLMAGNEAHIANVVPLRAGRLVFTRDSIGAPPELYLAQAWGQAKPLTDAVTTRIGKLAPVSVQRFNFTGADGDTVWGQITKPEGATGKLPAILYVHGGPQGTFNDSWSNRWNPRVVASQGYAVISVDFHGSTGYGQAFTDAINNDWGGKPLEDLQKGLAHALTVDPQIDGSRACAMGASYGGYMMNWIAGLWPDRFKCLVQHDGVFDARAMAYETEELWFDIWEHGGKRYYEDPAAYERWNPVNHVDKWQTPMLVITGERDFRIPYTQGIASFTALQMRGIPSQLLVFPDENHWVLKPKNSLQWHQTVFNWLGRWLKPAE, translated from the coding sequence ATGACTGCACGCAATCGGGTCGCATTCCCTATCGCCAGCGCGCTCGCGCTTTTCGCCGCCCCTCTCGCCGCCACGCCGGACGGCCGTACGGCGATGAGCGCGAAAGACCTCGTCACCATGCCGCGCCTCGGCGCGCCGAGCGTCGATCCCGCGGAACGCATGGCGGTCTACACGGTGACCGAGACCGATCCCGAAAGCTATGCACGCAAAAGCGTGCTGCACATGCGCCTGCTCAATGTGATGGGTGCTGCATCGTTGCGGCTGGAGATCGATGGGAGCGACGCGCAGTTCGGCGGCGATGGCTGGCTCTATTACCTGGCCGACAGTGCCGAGGGGGGTGAGGATGCCACCAGCCAGGTCTGGCGCGCGCGGATCGGTGAAGACGGCAGCGTTTCCGACGTGATGCGGGTCACCAACCTGCCACGCGCAGTCAATGGTTTCGCCGTATCGAAGGACGGCACGAAGATTGCCGTATTCGTCGAAATCTCACGCAATTGCGCGGCACTCGACTGCGACGACAGCGCCAAACCCTACGCGCCCGGGCCGGGCACGGGGCGGCTGTACCAAGGCGACGGTGGCTTCGTCCGCCATTGGGACCATTGGGAAACGCCAGGCACGTATAACCGCGTCTTCACCTTCAATCTCGAGAACGGCAAGGCGCACGGCACGGGCGTTGCGGTGGACGGGCCGGCAGGCGCCGGTGGGCCCAGCGGCGATACGCCGACCATGCCGTTCGGTGGCAATGAAGACTTTGCCTTCGCCCCCGACGGCAAGGGGGCGTGGTTCGTGGCGCGTGAAGCCGACGCGCGGGAACCCTTCTCGACCAATCTCGATATCTGGTGGACCGACCTTTCGGGTGGCGTTCCCGTCAATATGACCAGGGCCAACGCAGCGATGGACATGCTGCCCGCCCCTTCGCCAGACGGGCGCCACCTAGCCTATGTCGCGATGGAACGGCCGACATACGAAGCAGATCGCCAGGTCGTGATGCTGCGCGACCTCAAGACCGGCGCCACGCGCGCGCTGACGCAGGATTTCGACCGTAGCTTCGGCTCGCTCGCCTGGACGCCCGATGGGCGCTGGATCGTCGCCACTGCGCAAGACGTGCTCGACACGCCAGCCTTCCGTATCGATCCGCACAGCGGCAAGGTCGAACGGCTCGACCTCATGGCCGGGAACGAGGCGCACATCGCCAATGTCGTTCCGTTGCGCGCTGGCAGGCTGGTGTTCACCCGCGATTCGATCGGCGCTCCCCCCGAACTCTACCTTGCCCAGGCATGGGGACAGGCAAAGCCGCTAACCGACGCAGTGACGACGCGAATTGGCAAGCTGGCTCCGGTCTCGGTCCAGCGCTTCAACTTCACTGGCGCCGACGGCGATACCGTGTGGGGGCAGATTACCAAGCCCGAGGGCGCGACGGGCAAGCTTCCCGCAATCCTTTATGTCCATGGCGGGCCGCAAGGCACCTTCAACGACAGCTGGTCGAACCGCTGGAATCCGCGCGTCGTCGCGAGTCAGGGCTACGCGGTGATCTCGGTCGACTTCCATGGATCCACCGGATACGGGCAGGCCTTCACCGACGCGATCAACAACGACTGGGGTGGCAAGCCGCTGGAGGACCTGCAGAAGGGCCTCGCCCATGCGCTCACGGTCGATCCGCAGATCGACGGGAGCCGGGCCTGCGCGATGGGCGCCAGTTATGGCGGCTACATGATGAACTGGATCGCCGGGCTATGGCCCGACCGGTTCAAGTGCCTCGTCCAGCATGACGGCGTGTTCGACGCACGCGCCATGGCCTACGAAACCGAGGAGCTGTGGTTCGACATCTGGGAACACGGCGGCAAGAGGTACTACGAAGACCCTGCCGCCTACGAACGGTGGAATCCCGTGAATCACGTCGACAAATGGCAAACCCCGATGCTGGTGATCACCGGCGAGAGGGACTTCCGTATCCCCTACACCCAGGGCATCGCGTCCTTCACTGCGCTGCAGATGCGCGGCATACCCAGCCAGCTGCTGGTCTTTCCCGACGAAAACCACTGGGTACTGAAGCCCAAGAACTCGCTGCAATGGCACCAGACCGTGTTCAATTGGCTGGGCAGGTGGCTGAAGCCGGCAGAATGA
- a CDS encoding (2Fe-2S) ferredoxin domain-containing protein, which translates to MSNTPADLDKARAALAKIGGATIERQIFLCAMSEKQKCCRREEGEAAWKYLKRRMKELGLVGPGGTVQRTKADCLQVCEAGPIAVVWPDNVWYHSCREDVLEAIIQRHLIGGVPVEEYRLRPAN; encoded by the coding sequence ATGAGCAACACCCCGGCAGATCTCGACAAGGCTCGTGCCGCGCTGGCCAAGATTGGTGGGGCCACGATCGAACGACAGATCTTCCTCTGCGCCATGTCGGAAAAGCAGAAATGCTGCCGTCGCGAAGAGGGCGAAGCTGCGTGGAAATACCTCAAGCGGCGGATGAAGGAACTCGGCCTGGTTGGACCGGGTGGAACGGTGCAGCGGACCAAGGCCGACTGCCTGCAGGTCTGCGAAGCCGGGCCGATTGCCGTCGTCTGGCCCGACAACGTCTGGTACCATTCCTGTCGTGAAGACGTGCTCGAGGCGATTATCCAGCGCCACCTGATCGGCGGCGTTCCGGTCGAGGAATACCGGCTGCGTCCCGCAAACTAG
- a CDS encoding CBS domain-containing protein, whose translation MISRLIEGRASSEIVASTVDTPVREVIALLAERRIGAVPILENGRVAGIFSERDVIYRLAAEGDACLDRPVGEVMTSPAITVDPRTTVLDALALMTRRRIRHLPVVDGEAMCGFISIGDLVKARLDQIQHEAEAMREYIQTA comes from the coding sequence ATGATAAGCAGGCTGATCGAAGGTCGGGCAAGTTCGGAAATCGTCGCATCCACCGTAGACACGCCGGTACGCGAGGTGATCGCATTGCTGGCAGAACGACGCATCGGCGCGGTGCCGATTCTCGAGAACGGAAGGGTGGCGGGGATTTTTTCCGAGCGCGACGTGATCTATCGACTGGCCGCCGAAGGCGACGCTTGCCTCGACCGACCCGTTGGAGAAGTTATGACCTCGCCCGCGATTACGGTCGATCCGCGCACCACCGTACTCGATGCCCTGGCGCTGATGACCCGTCGCCGCATCCGCCACTTGCCGGTGGTCGATGGCGAGGCAATGTGCGGCTTCATTTCGATCGGCGATCTCGTCAAGGCGCGGCTCGACCAGATCCAGCACGAAGCCGAGGCGATGCGCGAATATATCCAGACCGCTTGA
- a CDS encoding HesB/IscA family protein: MSIAPTLTEAAAARVAAIAQKQAKPAILRLSVEGGGCSGFQYKFDLAAAPEGDDTVSETGGVRLVVDAVSLDLVSGSTVDFVESLGGAAFRVENPQAAAGCGCGSSFGI; the protein is encoded by the coding sequence ATGAGCATTGCCCCAACCCTCACCGAAGCTGCCGCCGCCCGCGTTGCCGCGATTGCGCAAAAGCAGGCCAAGCCGGCTATCTTGCGCCTTTCGGTCGAGGGGGGTGGCTGTTCCGGGTTTCAGTACAAGTTCGACCTTGCCGCTGCGCCCGAAGGTGACGACACGGTGAGCGAGACCGGCGGAGTCCGCCTGGTGGTCGATGCAGTGAGCCTCGATCTCGTATCCGGGAGCACCGTGGATTTTGTCGAATCGCTGGGTGGCGCGGCCTTCCGGGTCGAAAACCCGCAGGCGGCAGCAGGTTGCGGTTGCGGTTCCAGCTTCGGCATTTAG
- the xth gene encoding exodeoxyribonuclease III gives MKIASFNINGIKARLPRLKEWLEETRPTVACLQEIKTMDEGFPADEFEAIGYKAIWHGQKSFNGVAILADGVEPVETKRGLPGDPDDEQARYLEAEVNGVRVASIYLPNGNPQPGPKFDYKLRWMERLRAHAASLWAQEIPTALVGDYNVIPNDRDVWAVKAMEDDALMQPESRDAYKRMLGDGWTDALATLNPRGGVWTYWDYQAGAWQRDHGFRIDHLLLSPELADRMVAAGVDKAHRGREKASDHAPVWVEIRD, from the coding sequence ATGAAAATCGCCAGCTTCAACATCAACGGGATCAAGGCGCGGCTTCCGCGCCTGAAGGAATGGCTCGAAGAGACCCGACCCACCGTCGCCTGCCTCCAGGAAATCAAGACGATGGATGAAGGCTTTCCGGCCGACGAGTTCGAGGCGATCGGCTACAAGGCTATCTGGCACGGGCAGAAAAGCTTCAACGGGGTCGCCATCCTCGCCGATGGGGTCGAGCCGGTCGAGACAAAGCGTGGCTTACCGGGAGATCCGGATGACGAACAGGCGCGTTACCTCGAAGCCGAGGTCAACGGCGTCCGCGTCGCTTCGATCTATCTTCCCAACGGCAACCCTCAGCCGGGACCCAAGTTTGACTACAAGCTACGCTGGATGGAGCGACTGCGTGCGCACGCCGCCTCGCTGTGGGCGCAAGAGATCCCCACCGCCTTGGTCGGCGACTACAACGTCATTCCCAATGATCGGGACGTGTGGGCGGTCAAGGCGATGGAAGACGATGCGCTGATGCAGCCCGAATCGCGCGACGCCTACAAGCGGATGCTCGGTGATGGTTGGACCGACGCCCTAGCCACACTCAACCCACGCGGCGGAGTTTGGACCTATTGGGACTACCAGGCCGGGGCCTGGCAGCGCGATCATGGCTTTCGCATCGATCATCTGCTCCTGTCCCCCGAACTGGCCGACCGCATGGTCGCTGCGGGCGTCGACAAGGCCCATCGCGGGCGGGAGAAGGCGAGCGATCACGCCCCGGTGTGGGTCGAGATCCGCGACTGA
- a CDS encoding cell wall hydrolase — translation MVRKFTGLTALFAVAATITLAGAESSGANAQVAAQATQTTAVAAQLTEEVVPVFVEKEVVQQLPAEEAQSDIEETTEAPRAQSLRELVNAMPASGELSPELQCLAGAIYFEARGEPLDGQLAVAQVIVNRAEDRRFPESYCGVVYQRSQFSFIKNGNMPRIRTASKAWANARAIARIAHRGLWDSKASEALYFHATYVRPGWSRRKVALATIDTHIFYR, via the coding sequence ATGGTTCGCAAGTTCACCGGTTTAACCGCGCTCTTCGCGGTGGCCGCCACTATTACCCTTGCCGGGGCAGAAAGTTCCGGCGCCAACGCCCAGGTCGCGGCGCAGGCGACCCAAACCACCGCTGTTGCGGCACAATTGACCGAAGAGGTCGTGCCGGTCTTCGTCGAGAAGGAAGTGGTGCAGCAGCTTCCCGCTGAGGAAGCGCAATCCGACATAGAGGAAACGACCGAAGCACCGCGGGCCCAGAGCCTGCGCGAGCTGGTCAACGCCATGCCCGCCAGTGGCGAACTCTCACCCGAGCTCCAGTGCCTGGCTGGTGCGATCTATTTCGAGGCCCGCGGCGAACCGCTCGATGGCCAGCTGGCCGTGGCGCAGGTGATCGTCAACCGCGCAGAAGACCGGCGCTTCCCGGAAAGCTATTGCGGCGTCGTCTACCAGCGCTCGCAGTTCTCGTTCATCAAGAACGGCAACATGCCGCGGATTCGCACCGCGTCGAAGGCCTGGGCCAATGCCAGGGCAATCGCGCGCATCGCGCATCGCGGGCTGTGGGACAGCAAGGCGAGTGAAGCGCTTTATTTCCACGCCACATATGTTCGACCCGGCTGGAGCCGCCGCAAGGTCGCGCTCGCCACGATCGATACGCACATCTTCTATCGTTGA
- a CDS encoding DUF1491 family protein has protein sequence MEGRLPAHLEASALVRTAEASGGFAAIVQRGEKDAGVILLVTMTRGANARLWERMPQLDGSRKFVLTKEENAEDKDEFTQYIERRRRSDPDCWVVELDLPDPEHFIDSALQ, from the coding sequence ATGGAAGGTCGCCTGCCTGCCCACCTGGAAGCCAGCGCCCTGGTTCGCACAGCCGAAGCCTCGGGAGGATTCGCGGCTATTGTGCAGCGCGGCGAAAAAGATGCAGGCGTAATTCTTCTCGTCACCATGACGCGCGGAGCCAACGCACGTCTATGGGAGCGGATGCCGCAGCTCGATGGCTCGCGCAAATTCGTCCTGACGAAGGAAGAAAATGCTGAAGATAAAGACGAATTTACGCAGTATATCGAACGGCGACGACGTTCGGATCCCGATTGTTGGGTGGTCGAACTGGACCTTCCCGATCCGGAACACTTCATCGATTCCGCACTGCAATAG
- a CDS encoding PaaI family thioesterase — translation MTGAERHYRALESLYASAPVNALYESRLEIPGEGRSRITFTVTEASYHAAGAAHGTIYFKMLDDAAFYAANTFVTDRFLLTTSFNLHFTKPVRAGEVVAEGRWVSGRKRVFVAEARLVDADGDEIGRGTGTFMRSRIALSGLPGYQVKEQD, via the coding sequence ATGACTGGAGCTGAGCGCCATTATCGCGCCCTCGAGAGCCTGTATGCATCGGCTCCGGTCAACGCCCTGTACGAATCGCGGCTCGAGATCCCTGGCGAGGGCCGCTCTCGCATCACCTTCACCGTGACCGAAGCGAGTTACCATGCGGCAGGGGCGGCGCATGGGACGATCTATTTCAAGATGCTCGACGACGCGGCCTTCTATGCCGCCAACACCTTCGTCACCGATCGTTTCCTGCTGACCACTTCGTTCAACCTGCATTTCACCAAGCCGGTCCGTGCGGGCGAGGTAGTGGCAGAAGGACGTTGGGTCAGCGGGCGCAAGCGGGTATTTGTCGCCGAAGCGCGGCTGGTCGATGCCGACGGGGACGAGATAGGCCGCGGCACTGGCACCTTCATGCGTTCCCGCATCGCGCTGTCTGGCCTGCCGGGGTATCAGGTGAAGGAACAGGATTAA
- the hpf gene encoding ribosome hibernation-promoting factor, HPF/YfiA family, whose product MDIRVSGHQIDTGAALQEHVSERMNAIVEKYFNRAISSHVTFGKGPGGAFTSDIVTHVMQGLILKGHAEAHDVHQAFDAAAGKIEKQLRRYKRRIKDRHEQADHALREEEAAYTILAAPEPDDEEEITADSPPVIAETRAVIPECSVADAVMMLDLQNANALLFKNAGSEQHNMVYRRHDGSIGWVEPR is encoded by the coding sequence ATGGACATCCGCGTCTCTGGCCACCAGATCGATACCGGCGCCGCCTTGCAGGAGCATGTCTCCGAACGCATGAACGCCATCGTCGAGAAGTATTTCAACCGAGCGATCTCCTCGCACGTAACTTTCGGCAAGGGCCCGGGTGGCGCCTTCACCTCCGACATTGTCACCCATGTGATGCAGGGCCTGATCCTCAAGGGTCATGCCGAGGCGCACGATGTCCACCAGGCTTTCGACGCCGCCGCCGGCAAGATCGAAAAGCAGCTGCGCCGCTACAAGCGACGTATCAAGGATCGCCATGAGCAGGCCGACCACGCGCTGCGCGAGGAAGAAGCTGCCTACACGATCCTTGCTGCTCCCGAGCCTGACGACGAGGAAGAGATTACTGCGGATAGCCCGCCGGTGATTGCTGAAACCCGCGCGGTGATCCCCGAATGCAGTGTCGCCGATGCGGTGATGATGCTCGACCTGCAGAACGCCAACGCGCTGCTGTTCAAGAACGCCGGCAGCGAGCAGCACAACATGGTTTATCGTCGCCACGACGGGTCGATCGGCTGGGTCGAACCGCGCTAG
- the dnaQ gene encoding DNA polymerase III subunit epsilon gives MREIVFDTETTGLDPKTGDRMVEIGCIEMVNLVPTGATFHAYFNPERDMPAGAEAVHGLSAAFLADKPLFRELADELLAFVADAPLVAHNAGFDFGFLNNELALCERDPICTSRMVDTVALAKRRHPGAKLSLDALCTRYGIDRSHRVKHGALLDAELLAQVYVELKGGRQIGLELAATRHVEIVTEVTEIIAVRQSSGPRREPRPHAASAEELERHRKFVAELENPLWG, from the coding sequence ATGCGTGAGATCGTGTTCGATACCGAGACCACCGGACTCGACCCCAAGACGGGGGACCGGATGGTCGAGATTGGATGCATCGAGATGGTCAATCTCGTACCCACTGGCGCGACCTTTCACGCCTACTTCAACCCGGAACGCGACATGCCCGCGGGGGCGGAGGCCGTGCATGGCCTGTCGGCAGCGTTCCTGGCTGACAAACCGCTGTTCCGCGAATTGGCCGATGAACTGCTCGCTTTCGTCGCCGATGCCCCGCTGGTGGCGCACAATGCGGGATTCGACTTCGGATTCCTCAACAACGAGCTCGCGCTGTGCGAACGCGATCCGATCTGCACCAGCCGGATGGTCGATACCGTCGCGCTAGCGAAGAGGCGCCACCCCGGCGCCAAGCTTTCACTCGACGCCCTGTGCACCCGCTACGGGATTGATCGCAGCCACCGGGTCAAGCACGGCGCGCTGCTCGATGCCGAATTGTTGGCGCAGGTCTATGTCGAGCTGAAGGGCGGGCGGCAGATCGGGCTCGAGCTCGCCGCGACGCGCCATGTCGAGATCGTGACCGAGGTGACCGAGATTATCGCGGTTCGCCAGTCTTCAGGGCCGCGCCGCGAACCACGGCCGCATGCTGCTTCAGCGGAGGAATTGGAACGGCACAGGAAATTCGTCGCCGAGCTCGAAAACCCCTTGTGGGGCTAG
- the coaE gene encoding dephospho-CoA kinase (Dephospho-CoA kinase (CoaE) performs the final step in coenzyme A biosynthesis.), translated as MTRPLIVGLTGSIGMGKSTVATMFEAAGVPVFDADAEVRAMQGPDGELLPAIEAEFPGSTGPQGVLREKLGEQVFGDKAALARLEAIVHPAVAKKREAFLIEHVGAPVVVFDIPLLFEKGGVAAVDRVVVVSAPAEAQRKRVLARPGMTEDKFAHILSLQVPDADKRARADHIIDTGTSIELTEDEVIDLIGELKQASAAR; from the coding sequence ATGACCCGCCCGCTTATCGTCGGCCTCACCGGTTCCATCGGAATGGGCAAGTCGACCGTTGCGACCATGTTCGAAGCAGCGGGAGTACCGGTCTTCGATGCCGATGCGGAAGTCCGCGCGATGCAAGGTCCGGACGGCGAGTTACTACCTGCGATCGAGGCCGAATTTCCCGGGTCGACCGGCCCGCAAGGTGTGCTGCGGGAGAAGCTGGGCGAACAGGTATTCGGCGACAAGGCTGCGCTCGCGCGGCTCGAGGCCATCGTGCACCCCGCCGTGGCGAAGAAGCGCGAAGCCTTCCTGATCGAACATGTGGGGGCTCCCGTGGTGGTCTTCGACATTCCCCTGTTGTTCGAGAAGGGTGGCGTGGCCGCGGTGGACCGCGTGGTGGTCGTCTCCGCCCCGGCCGAGGCGCAGCGCAAGCGCGTGCTCGCCCGCCCCGGGATGACCGAGGACAAGTTCGCTCACATCCTTTCGCTGCAGGTGCCCGACGCGGACAAGCGCGCCCGCGCCGACCACATTATCGACACCGGGACCTCGATCGAGCTGACCGAAGACGAGGTGATCGACCTCATTGGGGAGTTGAAGCAAGCCAGTGCCGCGCGCTAG
- a CDS encoding shikimate dehydrogenase family protein yields MTCYAEVIGDPIVQSKSPAIHGFWIEKLGLDATYRAHHVLPADVKSYLAALRGDEAWRGCNVTMPHKQAVIPFLDRIDPLATKVAAVNTIVRESDGSLVGYNTDVAGFLEPLRGQLAQQHYFRMARILGTGGAARAIIAGLAGEGFTLVLAGRNPDKARALLDELDPGGEHHAAPLDHFAEATDFAFDDREGCCDLVVNASPLGMRGQSPLAFDWSHAPPGSIAYDIVTDPVETDFLRNARAAGFATVDGLAMLIGQAAAAFTHFFDVEPPREFDPDLRERLTA; encoded by the coding sequence ATGACTTGCTACGCGGAAGTCATTGGCGATCCGATCGTTCAATCGAAATCACCCGCAATCCATGGCTTCTGGATCGAGAAACTGGGGCTGGATGCGACCTATCGTGCTCACCATGTCCTGCCAGCTGATGTGAAATCCTACCTCGCCGCGCTTCGTGGTGACGAGGCATGGCGCGGCTGCAACGTGACCATGCCGCACAAACAGGCAGTGATCCCCTTTCTCGATCGGATCGACCCGCTTGCGACCAAGGTTGCTGCGGTGAATACCATTGTGCGCGAATCCGACGGCTCGCTGGTGGGCTACAACACGGATGTTGCGGGCTTCCTCGAGCCTTTGCGCGGCCAACTGGCCCAACAACACTATTTCCGCATGGCGCGGATCCTTGGGACCGGCGGTGCGGCGCGGGCGATCATCGCCGGGCTTGCGGGCGAGGGATTCACCCTGGTGCTTGCCGGACGCAATCCGGACAAGGCGCGCGCCTTGCTGGACGAACTCGATCCGGGCGGAGAACATCACGCCGCTCCACTCGATCATTTTGCCGAAGCAACCGATTTTGCCTTCGACGACCGTGAGGGATGCTGCGACCTCGTCGTCAATGCCTCGCCGCTGGGCATGCGCGGCCAGTCGCCGCTCGCCTTCGACTGGAGCCACGCGCCTCCGGGGTCGATTGCCTATGATATCGTGACCGATCCGGTAGAGACCGACTTCCTCAGGAATGCGCGGGCAGCCGGCTTTGCGACCGTGGATGGGCTGGCCATGCTGATCGGGCAGGCGGCTGCGGCCTTCACCCACTTCTTCGATGTCGAGCCGCCGCGCGAATTCGATCCCGATCTGCGCGAAAGGCTGACAGCATGA
- a CDS encoding Maf family protein codes for MSGIAGTGLILGSNSASRKAMLTAAGLTFEAIGAEIDERALEAEMEDVEPVEIAQALAAAKAADVSARHPEALVLGSDSLVEVDGRRFDKPTSRENAAEHLRAFSGRTMTLHSAAALARGGQILWVGSDFARLHVRELSDEFIAAYLDAEWPQVSYCVGVFRIEGPGVQLFEGIVGDQFTVLGMPLLQVLDALREEGALLA; via the coding sequence ATGAGCGGGATCGCCGGAACGGGCCTGATACTCGGTTCGAACAGTGCGTCGCGGAAGGCGATGCTGACCGCTGCCGGGCTCACTTTCGAAGCGATCGGCGCCGAGATCGATGAACGGGCCCTCGAAGCAGAAATGGAGGATGTCGAACCGGTCGAGATCGCGCAGGCGCTCGCAGCGGCCAAGGCTGCTGACGTTTCAGCACGCCATCCCGAGGCTCTGGTGCTCGGCTCGGATTCGCTGGTTGAAGTCGATGGACGCCGGTTCGACAAACCGACCAGTCGCGAGAATGCCGCCGAACACCTGCGCGCGTTCTCGGGCAGGACGATGACCCTGCATAGTGCAGCGGCACTGGCGCGGGGTGGTCAGATCCTGTGGGTTGGTTCGGATTTTGCGCGACTGCATGTGCGTGAACTCAGCGACGAGTTCATTGCGGCCTATCTCGACGCCGAATGGCCACAGGTTAGCTATTGCGTAGGCGTGTTTCGTATCGAAGGGCCCGGTGTGCAGCTGTTCGAAGGTATAGTGGGCGACCAGTTCACCGTCCTTGGCATGCCCTTGTTGCAGGTACTCGACGCGCTTCGCGAAGAAGGCGCCTTGCTCGCATGA
- a CDS encoding pyruvate, water dikinase regulatory protein, whose protein sequence is MREVLHRVPEPPISNRVHLHLLSDSTGETLEMLAKAALAQFENADVIRHFWPMVRSRQHLERIVPELKANPGLVLFTLVNPETRSRLEEVCSQQGLPAVPILDRVTEALEKALGQEAHGRPGRQHAMDQAYFQRVEAIQFTIAHDDGIGWEDWEQADIVLAGVSRSSKTPTSIYLANRGYKVANIPLVVESPPPPMLYKLKNPMVVGLTTAPERLVQVRRNRLLSLNEERQTDYADQEKVKAEVAFARRMFADNGWAVIDVTRRSIEETAAAVIRLYNERELRGTTQGAKPI, encoded by the coding sequence ATGCGGGAGGTTCTCCACAGGGTGCCGGAGCCTCCCATTTCCAACCGCGTCCACCTCCACTTGCTGTCCGATTCCACCGGCGAAACGCTCGAGATGCTTGCCAAGGCAGCGCTCGCGCAGTTCGAGAATGCCGACGTCATTCGTCATTTCTGGCCGATGGTCCGCAGCCGCCAGCACCTTGAGCGGATCGTTCCCGAACTCAAGGCCAATCCAGGCCTGGTGTTGTTCACGCTGGTCAATCCGGAAACCCGCAGCCGGCTGGAAGAGGTGTGTAGCCAGCAGGGCCTGCCTGCGGTGCCAATCCTCGACCGGGTTACCGAGGCGCTCGAGAAGGCGCTGGGCCAGGAAGCTCATGGCAGGCCGGGCCGCCAGCATGCAATGGACCAGGCCTACTTCCAACGCGTCGAAGCGATCCAGTTCACGATCGCCCATGACGATGGCATCGGCTGGGAGGATTGGGAGCAGGCCGACATCGTCCTTGCCGGCGTGTCGCGCAGCTCGAAGACGCCGACCAGCATCTACCTTGCCAATCGCGGCTACAAGGTTGCGAATATCCCGCTGGTGGTGGAAAGCCCGCCGCCGCCGATGCTTTACAAACTCAAGAACCCGATGGTGGTCGGCCTGACCACCGCACCCGAACGGCTGGTGCAGGTGCGCCGCAACCGGCTGCTCAGTCTGAACGAGGAACGCCAGACTGACTATGCTGACCAGGAAAAGGTCAAGGCGGAAGTCGCCTTTGCCCGCCGCATGTTCGCCGATAATGGCTGGGCAGTCATCGACGTGACGCGCCGTTCGATCGAAGAAACCGCGGCCGCCGTGATCCGCCTTTACAATGAGCGCGAGTTGCGCGGGACCACCCAGGGAGCCAAGCCGATATGA